One window of the Candidatus Aegiribacteria sp. genome contains the following:
- the queA gene encoding tRNA preQ1(34) S-adenosylmethionine ribosyltransferase-isomerase QueA codes for MHYTLPQELIAQKPLDDRTSSRLLAADISKGSFEDTFFSRLSDFLVPGDLLILNNTKVFKARLSGRKAETGGKAEIFLLKKLDTNSWKAIVRPGKAAKPGMQLEFANGLQCVVDKRLDHGRAIVSFNHGENTEQKLRETVQVPLPPYIKRNPEELDDIRYQTVFASETGAVAAPTAGLHFTSDLLADLQNAGIDNAHVTLHVGPGTFQPLRREILEENRLEPEEYFISAETLSAIRNTRQAGGRIVAVGTTTTRVLESIDIESRDSLSGETEIFIFPPYRFRNVNALITNFHLPGSSLLCLVAAFMGYEFMMRAYRHAIDESYRFYSYGDAMLIEQESRK; via the coding sequence ATGCATTACACTCTTCCTCAAGAACTTATCGCTCAAAAACCTCTTGATGACAGGACAAGCAGCAGGCTTCTGGCCGCTGATATCAGCAAAGGCAGTTTCGAAGACACGTTTTTCAGCAGACTCTCTGATTTCCTTGTTCCCGGTGACCTTTTGATACTGAACAATACAAAAGTTTTCAAAGCGAGGCTTTCGGGCAGGAAGGCAGAAACGGGCGGCAAAGCGGAAATTTTTCTACTTAAGAAACTGGATACGAACTCCTGGAAAGCAATTGTCCGTCCCGGTAAAGCTGCAAAACCTGGAATGCAGCTTGAGTTCGCAAACGGCCTGCAATGTGTTGTGGATAAGCGTCTGGATCATGGCAGAGCAATTGTGAGTTTCAACCACGGAGAGAATACCGAGCAAAAGCTCCGGGAAACAGTACAGGTACCCCTGCCTCCATACATTAAACGGAATCCTGAGGAGCTTGATGATATCAGATATCAAACCGTCTTCGCGTCAGAAACCGGTGCGGTAGCAGCTCCCACAGCAGGACTCCATTTCACTTCCGATCTTCTTGCCGACCTTCAGAACGCTGGAATAGACAATGCCCATGTAACTCTGCATGTTGGCCCGGGTACCTTTCAGCCACTTCGCCGGGAAATTCTGGAAGAGAACAGACTTGAGCCGGAAGAGTACTTCATCTCCGCGGAAACTCTGTCGGCAATAAGAAATACAAGACAGGCGGGGGGAAGAATAGTGGCTGTTGGAACTACTACCACCAGGGTTCTTGAATCTATTGATATAGAATCCAGAGACTCATTATCAGGAGAGACAGAAATCTTTATATTCCCTCCATACAGATTCAGGAACGTGAATGCTCTGATAACTAATTTTCATCTTCCGGGGAGTTCTCTCTTATGCCTTGTTGCAGCGTTCATGGGATATGAATTCATGATGAGGGCCTATCGTCATGCCATAGATGAATCCTACAGATTCTACAGTTACGGAGACGCCATGCTGATTGAACAGGAGTCCAGAAAATGA